The sequence below is a genomic window from Geovibrio ferrireducens.
CACTGACATGCTGACCTTTGGCAGCTTCCGCCTCAGAGATCAACCTGCACCCGCCGCCGGAAATATCAACAACCATGCAATCGCGGGAATCGTAAGCCATGCTGGTTTTCTCACCCGGTGCAAGCGGATGAAACAGCGCAATGCTCCCTTTTATTCTGGTGGAGACACGGAAAAAATCCCTGAGCTGGTTCCGTTCAACCTGTTCAGGCTTTTTGAGTTTGAGAAAGTAGATTGAGCCTGTTTTTACCCTGCCGAGGACACTGGTTGCGAACATATAGCGGCTGTCAGGTCCCATGAAGCTCACTTCCGCCTTAGTACCGGGAATAAGAGGAACGGGAATGCCCCCGCTGGAAGGCATGGCAGCAAGAATGCTTCCGTCGCGGTCAAAATCCTCGACTCTGGAATCATAATTGCCCGCATAGTCACCATCGGGAACCACGAGAGTGATTTTCGTATTTACAGTAAAAAGTTTATCGAAATCGCCTATCAGTTCTGCCATAGTTTTTTATACAGGACTTTAGGCGGCGATTCAACATTTTCCTAAATCCTGACCGGATAATAAAATTTATCATAATCAAGTCAGCGCTCTTCTTAAATTTCTTCCATTATTCCGCATTATACGTATAATTGTCTTTCGTATATCCCCTCACTTTCTGAGGGGATATAATTTTATATGAGGTAGTTAATGGACAAAGCCAGCCTTGAAATCGATAATTTTGATATTCTTGACGGAGACGTTCTCATGGAGCTTGATGACTTCTCCAAACTTCTGTGGGTTTGGATTAATGAGGATGTACTGTCGGTTTTGCCCGAAAGACCTTCCGTGGGCTCAGGCTCCATGCAGTCTGACCCTGTGGCCGAATACAAATACGTTTTCTTTAT
It includes:
- a CDS encoding flagellar brake protein: MAELIGDFDKLFTVNTKITLVVPDGDYAGNYDSRVEDFDRDGSILAAMPSSGGIPVPLIPGTKAEVSFMGPDSRYMFATSVLGRVKTGSIYFLKLKKPEQVERNQLRDFFRVSTRIKGSIALFHPLAPGEKTSMAYDSRDCMVVDISGGGCRLISEAEAAKGQHVSVDLSEILGRGSVIHGRVIRTVRLEGKNQISVEFSFKKESERNPLVKYVFKRQIELKQIRG